One genomic region from Cellulomonas hominis encodes:
- a CDS encoding YgfZ/GcvT domain-containing protein — protein sequence MDGEPQAAPRHRSPLLDRRGAVPAAGPDAGVAWHYGDPTAEQRALTRGGAVVDQSHLGVVRVTGPDRLTWLHSITSQQLADLPPRTSTETLVLSPQGHVEHAAAVVDDGASTWLISETAPGLAAWLDRMRFMLRVEVADVTDEWAAIGEPVSAEGAEGEPVTWADPWPRTLPGGTRYGLPDDEHPGADRAWRLVLVPRADLADAVRAREASGWPLVGTWASEAVRVEAWRPRAGREVDHRTIPHELDWLRTAVHLHKGCYRGQETIARVHNMGRPPRRLVLLHLDGSGHLLPDTGAAVRDLGDLLTTGEPGREIGRVTSIARHHELGPVALAVVKRSAPVDVEVVVDCDGGAITAGQEVVVPGDGVSVDRPAAHGPLTRGLGGHPML from the coding sequence GTGGACGGCGAGCCCCAGGCCGCGCCCCGGCACCGCAGCCCGCTGCTGGACCGGCGCGGCGCCGTGCCCGCGGCCGGACCGGACGCCGGCGTCGCCTGGCACTACGGGGACCCGACGGCGGAGCAGCGCGCCCTGACCCGCGGCGGCGCCGTCGTGGACCAGTCGCACCTCGGCGTCGTGCGGGTGACCGGCCCGGACCGGCTGACCTGGCTGCACTCGATCACGTCGCAGCAGCTCGCGGACCTGCCGCCGCGCACGTCCACCGAGACGCTGGTGCTCAGCCCGCAGGGGCACGTCGAGCACGCGGCGGCGGTCGTGGACGACGGCGCGTCGACCTGGCTGATCTCCGAGACCGCGCCCGGCCTCGCGGCCTGGCTGGACCGGATGCGGTTCATGCTGCGCGTCGAGGTCGCGGACGTCACCGACGAGTGGGCCGCGATCGGCGAGCCGGTGTCCGCCGAGGGCGCGGAGGGGGAGCCCGTGACGTGGGCCGACCCGTGGCCGCGCACGCTGCCCGGCGGCACCCGCTACGGCCTGCCCGACGACGAGCACCCCGGGGCGGACCGCGCCTGGCGCCTGGTGCTGGTGCCGCGCGCGGACCTCGCCGACGCGGTGCGGGCCCGGGAGGCGTCCGGCTGGCCGCTGGTCGGCACGTGGGCGAGCGAGGCGGTCCGCGTCGAGGCGTGGCGCCCGCGCGCCGGCCGCGAGGTCGACCACCGCACGATCCCGCACGAGCTCGACTGGCTCCGCACCGCCGTGCACCTGCACAAGGGCTGCTACCGCGGCCAGGAGACGATCGCGCGGGTGCACAACATGGGCCGCCCGCCGCGCCGCCTCGTGCTGCTGCACCTCGACGGGTCCGGGCACCTGCTGCCCGACACCGGCGCCGCCGTGCGCGACCTCGGCGACCTGCTCACCACGGGCGAGCCGGGCCGCGAGATCGGCCGGGTCACGAGCATCGCCCGGCACCACGAGCTCGGGCCGGTCGCGCTCGCCGTGGTGAAGCGCTCGGCCCCGGTCGACGTGGAGGTCGTCGTCGACTGCGACGGCGGCGCGATCACCGCCGGGCAGGAGGTCGTGGTGCCGGGCGACGGCGTGTCCGTCGACCGGCCCGCCGCCCACGGACCGCTCACGCGCGGCCTGGGCGGGCACCCGATGCTGTGA
- a CDS encoding FABP family protein: MAFTLPEGLAPEMYPLAWLVGRWHGEGVVGYPGIEETAFTQDVVIDHDGGPYLSYASTIRLVVAPDDASALADADGTPAEGAPGADAAEPGPVWSTEQGFWRIPPERPDGLGSDLFPVELLLADPSGHVAVYVGATGNGRIDLVSDVIARTATGAEVTGGKRLWGLVQGELMWAHDLAAFGQDLQSYASARLSRVQD; encoded by the coding sequence ATGGCGTTCACCCTGCCCGAGGGCCTCGCGCCCGAGATGTACCCGCTGGCCTGGCTCGTGGGCCGGTGGCACGGCGAGGGGGTCGTCGGGTACCCGGGCATCGAGGAGACGGCGTTCACCCAGGACGTGGTGATCGACCACGACGGCGGCCCGTACCTGTCCTACGCGTCCACCATCCGGCTCGTCGTCGCGCCGGACGACGCCTCCGCGCTCGCGGACGCCGACGGGACCCCGGCGGAGGGCGCACCCGGGGCCGACGCGGCGGAGCCGGGGCCGGTGTGGTCGACCGAGCAGGGGTTCTGGCGGATCCCGCCGGAGCGGCCCGACGGCCTGGGCTCGGACCTGTTCCCCGTCGAGCTGCTGCTCGCCGACCCGTCGGGGCACGTCGCCGTCTACGTGGGCGCGACCGGCAACGGGCGGATCGACCTGGTCAGCGACGTCATCGCGCGCACCGCCACCGGCGCGGAGGTCACGGGCGGCAAGCGCCTGTGGGGCCTGGTGCAGGGCGAGCTCATGTGGGCCCACGACCTCGCGGCGTTCGGCCAGGACCTGCAGTCGTACGCGTCCGCGCGGCTCAGCCGCGTGCAGGACTGA
- a CDS encoding DUF4395 domain-containing protein: MTTDRRPAPAPAPAPAGIDPRGPRFGAAVTAVLLVAVLLLPGAAATVGLAVVAALFAVGAARGAQGSVPGLLFRRLVRPRLAPPTELEDPRPPRFAQGVGLVITGAGVVLALLGVPEAVPVAAALALVAAVLNAAFGLCLGCELYLLGVRLRPARP, translated from the coding sequence GTGACCACCGACCGCCGCCCAGCCCCCGCTCCCGCTCCCGCCCCCGCGGGCATCGACCCCCGCGGCCCGCGGTTCGGCGCCGCCGTGACCGCCGTGCTGCTCGTCGCCGTCCTCCTGCTCCCCGGCGCCGCCGCGACGGTGGGCCTCGCCGTCGTGGCCGCCCTGTTCGCCGTCGGCGCCGCCCGGGGCGCGCAGGGCTCGGTGCCCGGCCTGCTGTTCCGCCGCCTCGTGCGTCCGCGCCTGGCCCCGCCGACGGAGCTCGAGGACCCGCGCCCGCCGCGGTTCGCGCAGGGCGTCGGCCTGGTCATCACCGGCGCGGGGGTCGTGCTCGCCCTGCTGGGCGTCCCTGAGGCGGTCCCGGTCGCCGCCGCCCTGGCGCTCGTGGCGGCCGTCCTCAACGCGGCGTTCGGCCTGTGCCTCGGCTGCGAGCTGTACCTGCTGGGCGTCCGCCTGCGCCCTGCGCGCCCCTGA
- a CDS encoding thioredoxin family protein, translating to MLLVLAVLALAAVAGLVWRARNGRFVAAGPAPDALTAAELGAPLGPAATFVQLSSEACAPCRSTAAVLRAVAADRPGVAHVEVRAEERLDLVRRFGVLRTPTVLVLDAAGSVRGRTSGATTRAQALDALERCPGAVAAR from the coding sequence GTGCTGCTGGTCCTGGCCGTGCTCGCGCTCGCCGCGGTCGCCGGCCTGGTCTGGCGCGCGCGGAACGGCCGGTTCGTCGCGGCGGGCCCGGCCCCGGACGCGCTGACCGCCGCGGAGCTCGGCGCCCCGCTCGGGCCCGCCGCCACCTTCGTGCAGCTCTCCTCCGAGGCGTGCGCCCCGTGCCGCAGCACCGCGGCCGTGCTCCGCGCCGTGGCCGCCGACCGGCCCGGCGTCGCGCACGTCGAGGTCCGCGCCGAGGAGCGCCTCGACCTGGTGCGGCGGTTCGGCGTGCTGCGGACCCCGACCGTGCTGGTGCTCGACGCCGCCGGGTCCGTCCGCGGGCGGACGTCCGGGGCGACCACCCGGGCGCAGGCGCTCGACGCGCTGGAGCGGTGTCCCGGCGCGGTCGCCGCGCGCTGA
- a CDS encoding winged helix-turn-helix transcriptional regulator, with amino-acid sequence MADLLLLTPASGGSSQVLPALGLLSHRVRVLPVEPSALVDAPDADIVVLDARRDLVTARTTCRLLRATGLTVPLVLVLTEGGLTVVTAEWGADDIVLENATPAEVETRFRLVIERAASSSYDDQPQEISSGELMIDAGGYTARLRGRPLDLTYKEFELLKYLVQHPGRVFTRAQLLQEVWGYDYYGGTRTVDVHVRRLRAKLGPEHEQLIGTVRNVGYRFDPPKDRRSAESAGAPSPAEVAADV; translated from the coding sequence GTGGCCGACCTGCTGCTGCTCACACCCGCGTCCGGCGGCTCGTCCCAGGTGCTCCCGGCACTCGGGCTGCTGTCCCACCGGGTGCGCGTGCTGCCCGTGGAGCCCTCGGCTCTGGTGGACGCGCCGGACGCCGACATCGTGGTGCTGGACGCACGCCGGGACCTGGTGACCGCGCGCACCACCTGCCGCCTGCTGCGCGCCACCGGGCTGACCGTGCCCCTGGTGCTCGTGCTCACCGAGGGCGGCCTCACGGTCGTCACCGCGGAGTGGGGCGCCGACGACATCGTCCTGGAGAACGCCACGCCGGCGGAGGTCGAGACCCGGTTCCGCCTCGTCATCGAGCGCGCCGCGTCCTCGTCCTACGACGACCAGCCGCAGGAGATCTCGTCCGGCGAGCTGATGATCGACGCCGGCGGGTACACCGCCCGGCTGCGCGGGCGCCCGCTCGACCTCACGTACAAGGAGTTCGAGCTCCTCAAGTACCTGGTCCAGCACCCGGGACGTGTGTTCACCCGGGCGCAGCTGCTCCAGGAGGTCTGGGGCTACGACTACTACGGGGGCACGCGGACGGTCGACGTGCACGTCCGGCGGCTGCGCGCCAAGCTCGGCCCCGAGCACGAGCAGCTCATCGGCACCGTCCGGAACGTGGGCTACCGCTTCGACCCGCCGAAGGACCGGCGCTCGGCCGAGTCCGCCGGCGCCCCCTCGCCCGCCGAGGTCGCGGCCGACGTCTGA
- the nhaA gene encoding Na+/H+ antiporter NhaA, which produces MPQRRLFAALTPGGERNVLDTLRAERTGGVLLLIGAVIALLWANSPWAASYATVSERVIGPAALHLDLTVAGWATDGLLAVFFFVVGLELKREIVAGELREARTAVVPVVAALGGMAVPALLFVLVNLGATDDALRGWAVPTATDIAFAVAVLSVVGRSLPTSLRAFLLTLAVVDDLLGIVVIAVVYTDGLHLVWLGASLVAVAAFAALVRVRRPGPAGHAALLLLALAAWGLMHASGVHATIAGVLLGLTAPALPRAGEDQSVAERLEHRWRPVSAGFAVPVFALFAAGVPLSGGAVADAVRDPVAQGVALGLVVGKPLGILAATWLVARFTRASLAPDLHWRDVGAVGLLAGIGFTVSLLIGELAFGAGSPHDEHLKVAILLASTTAALLGGAALAWRDRQHRQPGVGPRGTRTR; this is translated from the coding sequence GTGCCGCAGCGCCGCCTCTTCGCCGCCCTCACCCCCGGCGGTGAGCGCAACGTCCTCGACACCCTGCGCGCCGAGCGCACCGGCGGCGTCCTGCTGCTGATCGGTGCCGTGATCGCCCTCCTCTGGGCGAACTCCCCGTGGGCGGCGTCGTACGCGACGGTCTCGGAGAGGGTGATCGGCCCCGCCGCCCTGCACCTCGACCTCACCGTCGCGGGCTGGGCGACCGACGGCCTGCTGGCCGTGTTCTTCTTCGTGGTCGGCCTCGAGCTCAAGCGGGAGATCGTCGCCGGCGAGCTGCGTGAGGCCCGCACCGCGGTCGTCCCCGTGGTGGCCGCCCTGGGCGGGATGGCGGTGCCCGCGCTGCTGTTCGTGCTGGTGAACCTGGGCGCGACGGACGACGCGCTGCGCGGCTGGGCGGTGCCGACGGCGACCGACATCGCGTTCGCCGTCGCCGTGCTGTCGGTCGTCGGCCGCAGCCTGCCGACGTCGCTGCGGGCGTTCCTGCTCACGCTCGCCGTCGTGGACGACCTGCTCGGCATCGTCGTCATCGCGGTCGTCTACACGGACGGGCTGCACCTGGTGTGGCTCGGGGCGTCGCTGGTGGCGGTCGCCGCGTTCGCCGCGCTGGTCCGGGTCCGCCGGCCGGGGCCGGCCGGGCACGCCGCCCTGCTGCTGCTCGCGCTCGCCGCGTGGGGGCTGATGCACGCGTCCGGGGTGCACGCGACGATCGCGGGCGTCCTGCTCGGGCTGACCGCCCCCGCCCTCCCGCGGGCCGGTGAGGACCAGAGCGTCGCCGAGCGGCTGGAGCACCGCTGGCGCCCGGTCTCGGCCGGGTTCGCGGTGCCGGTGTTCGCGCTGTTCGCGGCGGGCGTCCCGCTGTCCGGCGGGGCCGTCGCCGACGCCGTGCGCGACCCGGTGGCGCAGGGCGTCGCGCTCGGGCTGGTCGTCGGCAAGCCGCTCGGCATCCTCGCGGCCACCTGGCTGGTCGCCCGGTTCACGCGGGCGTCGCTCGCGCCCGACCTGCACTGGCGGGACGTCGGCGCGGTCGGCCTGCTCGCGGGCATCGGGTTCACGGTGTCCCTGCTCATCGGCGAGCTGGCGTTCGGCGCGGGCAGCCCGCACGACGAGCACCTCAAGGTCGCCATCCTGCTCGCGTCCACCACGGCGGCGCTGCTCGGCGGCGCGGCGCTCGCGTGGCGGGACCGGCAGCACCGGCAGCCCGGGGTCGGTCCGCGGGGGACGCGGACGCGGTAG
- a CDS encoding alpha/beta fold hydrolase, whose amino-acid sequence MTVDSAALLLDGPWRHHFVPANGARFHVAVAGPDDRDAPLVVLLHGLPGLWWSWRHQLPAVAADGYRVVAMDLRGTGGSDKPPIGYDVPTLTRDVAGVVRSLGCDRAVVVGHGVGGGDVAWAMPAYHPELTRGVAALSAPHPLLRRADPRSGLRARAARRMAAIQVPYLPERAMTRGDLVARLLREWGGPRWPEPAALALYRRAAQVPFAAHSALEQVRWLYRSGPRADGRRYAHALRGAEAVPTLQVHGGSDGCYPVSRAMADGPVGRALGSRYRFEMLSGAGHYLPEEEPERVTALLRDWLRDLP is encoded by the coding sequence ATGACCGTCGACTCCGCCGCCCTGCTGCTCGACGGCCCGTGGCGGCACCACTTCGTCCCCGCGAACGGCGCCCGGTTCCACGTCGCCGTCGCCGGTCCCGACGACCGTGACGCACCCCTCGTGGTGCTGCTGCACGGCCTGCCGGGGCTGTGGTGGAGCTGGCGGCACCAGCTGCCCGCGGTCGCCGCCGACGGGTACCGCGTCGTCGCGATGGACCTGCGCGGCACCGGCGGCTCCGACAAGCCGCCGATCGGCTACGACGTGCCCACCCTGACCCGTGACGTCGCCGGCGTCGTCCGGTCGCTCGGCTGCGACCGCGCGGTCGTCGTCGGCCACGGCGTCGGCGGCGGCGACGTCGCCTGGGCGATGCCCGCCTACCACCCCGAGCTCACCCGCGGCGTCGCGGCCCTGTCCGCGCCGCACCCGCTGCTGCGCCGGGCCGACCCGCGCTCCGGCCTGCGGGCGCGCGCGGCCCGGCGGATGGCCGCGATCCAGGTGCCGTACCTGCCGGAGCGCGCGATGACCCGCGGCGACCTGGTCGCCCGGCTGCTCCGGGAATGGGGCGGACCGCGCTGGCCGGAGCCCGCGGCCCTGGCCCTGTACCGGCGCGCCGCGCAGGTGCCGTTCGCGGCGCACTCCGCGCTCGAGCAGGTGCGGTGGCTGTACCGCTCGGGCCCGCGCGCCGACGGCCGCCGGTACGCGCACGCGCTGCGCGGGGCCGAGGCGGTGCCGACGCTCCAGGTGCACGGCGGCTCCGACGGCTGCTACCCCGTGTCCCGCGCGATGGCGGACGGCCCGGTGGGGCGCGCGCTGGGGTCGCGGTACCGGTTCGAGATGCTGTCCGGCGCCGGGCACTACCTGCCCGAGGAGGAGCCGGAGCGGGTGACCGCGCTGCTGCGCGACTGGCTGCGCGACCTGCCCTAG
- the nth gene encoding endonuclease III: MSPAPPARPATGRAGAAADGPGRPPVALVRRARRVNRALAVRWPDARCELDFRTPLELLVATVLSAQTTDVRVNQVTPALFARYPDAAGYAGADPEELEGLIRPTGFFRAKARSLQGLGRALVERFDGEVPPRLEDLVILPGVGRKTANVVLGDAFGVPGITVDTHVGRLARRLGWTTEDDPVKVEQDIAALIPRPEWTLLSHRLIFHGRRTCHARKPDCASCPLTRDCPSALVRVPAPPVPAGDPA, from the coding sequence ATGAGCCCCGCGCCGCCCGCCCGCCCGGCGACCGGGCGCGCCGGTGCCGCGGCGGACGGCCCCGGGCGCCCGCCGGTCGCGCTGGTCCGCCGCGCGCGCCGGGTGAACCGCGCCCTGGCGGTGCGCTGGCCGGACGCGCGGTGCGAGCTGGACTTCCGGACGCCGCTGGAGCTGCTGGTCGCCACGGTGCTCTCGGCGCAGACCACGGACGTCCGGGTGAACCAGGTCACCCCGGCGCTGTTCGCGCGGTACCCCGACGCCGCCGGGTACGCGGGCGCCGACCCCGAGGAGCTGGAGGGCCTCATCCGGCCGACGGGGTTCTTCCGGGCGAAGGCGCGGTCGCTGCAGGGGCTCGGCCGGGCGCTCGTCGAGCGGTTCGACGGCGAGGTGCCGCCGCGGCTCGAGGACCTCGTGATCCTGCCCGGCGTCGGCCGCAAGACCGCGAACGTCGTGCTCGGCGACGCGTTCGGCGTCCCGGGCATCACGGTGGACACCCACGTCGGCCGGCTCGCGCGGCGGCTGGGCTGGACCACCGAGGACGACCCGGTCAAGGTCGAGCAGGACATCGCCGCGCTGATCCCGCGCCCGGAGTGGACGCTGCTCAGCCACCGGCTGATCTTCCACGGCCGCCGCACCTGCCACGCCCGCAAGCCCGACTGCGCGAGCTGCCCGCTGACCCGCGACTGCCCGTCGGCGCTCGTGCGCGTCCCGGCGCCCCCGGTCCCGGCGGGCGACCCCGCCTAG
- a CDS encoding Crp/Fnr family transcriptional regulator has protein sequence MDPEASRTLLASMAPLHVARGEVLFHEGEPGDRLYVIRSGKIKLGRRSTDGRENLLAVLGPGEMFGELSLFDPGPRTATATGLADAVVLELGHHDLIPWLEQNPTVAKHLLGALGRRLRRTNDALADLVFSDVPGRVAKALLDLSHRFGQQTDEGVRVAHDLTQEELAQLVGASRETVNKALADFAARGWVRREGRAIVLLDLERLERRAR, from the coding sequence ATGGACCCCGAGGCATCCCGCACGCTGCTCGCCTCGATGGCGCCGCTGCACGTCGCCCGCGGCGAGGTGCTGTTCCACGAGGGCGAGCCGGGCGACCGCCTGTACGTGATCCGCTCCGGCAAGATCAAGCTCGGCCGCCGCTCCACGGACGGCCGCGAGAACCTGCTCGCCGTGCTCGGCCCCGGCGAGATGTTCGGCGAGCTGTCGCTGTTCGACCCCGGCCCGCGCACCGCCACGGCCACCGGCCTCGCGGACGCCGTGGTGCTCGAGCTCGGGCACCACGACCTCATCCCGTGGCTCGAGCAGAACCCGACGGTGGCGAAGCACCTGCTCGGCGCGCTCGGCCGCCGGCTGCGCCGCACGAACGACGCGCTCGCCGACCTCGTCTTCTCGGACGTGCCCGGTCGCGTGGCCAAGGCCCTGCTCGACCTGTCGCACCGGTTCGGCCAGCAGACCGACGAGGGCGTGCGGGTCGCGCACGACCTCACGCAGGAGGAGCTCGCGCAGCTCGTCGGCGCCAGCCGGGAGACCGTGAACAAGGCGCTCGCCGACTTCGCCGCCCGCGGCTGGGTCCGCCGGGAGGGGCGCGCGATCGTGCTGCTCGACCTCGAGCGGCTGGAGCGCCGGGCGCGCTGA
- a CDS encoding RidA family protein has protein sequence MSVLDRLAALGVELPQVAAPVAAYVPAVRTGPYVHTSGQLPFVAGELPVTGKVGTGPGLVSPETAQDLARTAALNAVAAVASLVGDLDRVVRVVKVVGFVASDPSFTGQPGVINGASTLLQEVFGDAGVHARSAVGVAVLPLDSPVEVEIVVELAPEG, from the coding sequence GTGAGCGTCCTGGACCGTCTCGCCGCGCTCGGCGTCGAGCTGCCGCAGGTCGCGGCGCCCGTCGCCGCCTACGTCCCGGCGGTCCGCACCGGGCCGTACGTGCACACCTCGGGGCAGCTGCCGTTCGTCGCCGGCGAGCTGCCCGTCACCGGCAAGGTCGGCACCGGCCCGGGCCTGGTGTCCCCGGAGACCGCGCAGGACCTCGCCCGCACCGCCGCCCTCAACGCGGTCGCCGCGGTCGCCTCGCTGGTCGGGGACCTGGACCGCGTGGTCCGGGTCGTCAAGGTCGTGGGCTTCGTCGCCTCCGACCCGTCGTTCACCGGCCAGCCCGGCGTCATCAACGGCGCGAGCACCCTCCTGCAGGAGGTGTTCGGCGACGCGGGCGTGCACGCGCGGTCCGCGGTCGGCGTCGCGGTGCTGCCGCTGGACTCGCCGGTCGAGGTCGAGATCGTCGTGGAGCTCGCCCCGGAGGGCTGA
- a CDS encoding DUF4177 domain-containing protein — protein MATTTWEYATVPLIVHATKAILDQWGQDGWELVQVLQSETGLVAYLKRPTGEK, from the coding sequence ATGGCCACCACCACGTGGGAGTACGCGACCGTCCCCCTCATCGTCCACGCCACCAAGGCGATCCTCGACCAGTGGGGTCAGGACGGCTGGGAGCTCGTCCAGGTGCTGCAGTCCGAGACCGGGCTCGTCGCCTACCTCAAGCGCCCGACGGGCGAGAAGTGA
- a CDS encoding WhiB family transcriptional regulator: protein MSMAGPDGHWTARAACGQGKVAPDALFVEGAAQRDARSVCGACVVRMECLADALDSRADFGVWGGMTERERRALRRRRPEVESWWDELFGPDRPGGPDAGDPAGASAAPQALAT, encoded by the coding sequence ATGTCGATGGCGGGGCCGGACGGCCACTGGACCGCGCGAGCCGCGTGCGGCCAGGGCAAGGTGGCGCCCGACGCGCTGTTCGTCGAGGGCGCGGCGCAGCGCGACGCGCGCTCGGTGTGCGGCGCGTGCGTGGTGCGGATGGAGTGCCTGGCGGACGCCCTGGACTCCCGCGCGGACTTCGGGGTCTGGGGCGGGATGACCGAGCGGGAGCGGCGGGCGCTGCGCCGCCGGCGACCCGAGGTCGAGTCGTGGTGGGACGAGCTGTTCGGCCCGGACCGGCCCGGCGGGCCGGACGCGGGCGACCCGGCCGGCGCGTCGGCGGCACCGCAGGCGCTCGCCACCTGA
- a CDS encoding transglycosylase domain-containing protein, with protein sequence MAPPPSPRGRQVTVVQALALLLAFVLAAGVGGLLTAGLVMPTVAAANTATDLSVQAFEDLPGELEPGPLSENSTMLAADGTVLATFFAENRVVVSLDQVSKPMQDAVVATEDRRFYLHGGIDPAGMMRALVQNQLGSSQQGASTLTQQYIKNVLIEAATREGDLAAVEEAREDQGPEGYARKLREAKLAIALEKRMTKDEILENYLNIAQFGVATYGVESAAQRYFSKSAAEVTYLEAATIAGITNSPTLYDPVKNPASSEKRRNTVLNRMLRENYITQEEYDLGVATPIADTLHVSEPRSGCMAAGDVVAGSGFFCDYVTRVIENDPAFGATAEERRDVLLRGGLTIRTTLDPRQQSIADAEVKAGVPVDDPQGIGSAISVVEPGTGQIKAMAENRNFNNSADATGRDTSVNYNTSYDYGGSTGFAPGSTFKPFTLLEWLKQGHNLSERVNGSVRPLNENQFTSCGAKGINKSWTPGNAEGGRGVMSVADATKGSVNLAYLTMAMQLDLCNVMEGAAQLGVVKAGGKSGTGVFDAYPANVLGSQSTTPLALAGAYATFASGGTYCQPIAITSVQDASGVELPIPSANCTQAISPEIANAMNFAMSKVWEGTGRDIGRPSGYTASGKTGTTSENEYTWFVGYTPRLATAVWVGYPDKFTPMQGVRVNGRYIPNMYGATVAGPTWKRFMDQALADGQPNPEFGAPSNDSVFGKPVAVPSVVGQDEATARRTLEGAGFTVTVGTPVSSDTVPAGGVATQDPSGTATAGSVITIALSTGPAAQPNTGDQNPGNGNSGGNQGNGNAGGNPGGGGPNP encoded by the coding sequence ATGGCTCCTCCCCCCTCGCCGCGCGGGCGGCAGGTCACCGTCGTGCAGGCGCTCGCCCTCCTCCTGGCGTTCGTGCTGGCCGCCGGCGTCGGCGGTCTCCTCACCGCCGGGCTCGTGATGCCCACGGTCGCCGCCGCGAACACCGCGACCGACCTGAGCGTCCAGGCGTTCGAGGACCTGCCCGGCGAGCTGGAGCCGGGCCCGCTCTCGGAGAACTCGACGATGCTCGCGGCCGACGGGACCGTGCTCGCGACCTTCTTCGCCGAGAACCGCGTCGTGGTGTCGCTGGACCAGGTGTCCAAGCCGATGCAGGACGCCGTGGTCGCGACCGAGGACCGCCGGTTCTACCTGCACGGCGGCATCGACCCCGCCGGCATGATGCGCGCGCTGGTGCAGAACCAGCTCGGCAGCTCCCAGCAGGGCGCGTCGACGCTGACCCAGCAGTACATCAAGAACGTCCTCATCGAGGCCGCCACGCGCGAGGGCGACCTCGCCGCCGTCGAGGAGGCCCGCGAGGACCAGGGCCCCGAGGGCTACGCCCGCAAGCTCCGCGAGGCCAAGCTGGCCATCGCGCTCGAGAAGCGGATGACGAAGGACGAGATCCTCGAGAACTACCTCAACATCGCGCAGTTCGGCGTCGCCACGTACGGCGTGGAGTCCGCCGCGCAGCGCTACTTCAGCAAGTCCGCCGCCGAGGTCACCTACCTCGAGGCCGCCACCATCGCGGGCATCACCAACAGCCCGACGCTCTACGACCCGGTGAAGAACCCCGCGTCGTCCGAGAAGCGGCGCAACACGGTGCTCAACCGCATGCTGCGCGAGAACTACATCACGCAGGAGGAGTACGACCTCGGGGTCGCCACGCCGATCGCCGACACCCTGCACGTGAGCGAGCCGCGCAGCGGCTGCATGGCCGCCGGCGACGTCGTCGCCGGGTCCGGCTTCTTCTGCGACTACGTCACCCGCGTGATCGAGAACGACCCGGCCTTCGGCGCGACCGCCGAGGAGCGCCGCGACGTGCTGCTGCGCGGCGGTCTGACCATCCGCACGACCCTCGACCCGCGGCAGCAGTCGATCGCCGACGCCGAGGTCAAGGCCGGCGTCCCGGTCGACGACCCGCAGGGCATCGGCTCGGCGATCTCCGTGGTCGAGCCGGGCACCGGGCAGATCAAGGCCATGGCCGAGAACCGCAACTTCAACAACTCCGCCGACGCCACCGGCCGCGACACCTCGGTCAACTACAACACCTCGTACGACTACGGCGGCTCCACCGGCTTCGCCCCCGGGTCGACGTTCAAGCCGTTCACGCTGCTCGAGTGGCTCAAGCAGGGGCACAACCTGAGCGAGCGGGTCAACGGCAGCGTCCGGCCGCTGAACGAGAACCAGTTCACGTCGTGCGGGGCCAAGGGCATCAACAAGTCCTGGACCCCGGGCAACGCCGAGGGCGGGCGCGGCGTCATGTCGGTGGCCGACGCCACCAAGGGCTCCGTCAACCTGGCCTACCTGACGATGGCGATGCAGCTCGACCTGTGCAACGTCATGGAGGGCGCCGCCCAGCTCGGCGTCGTGAAGGCGGGCGGCAAGTCCGGCACCGGCGTGTTCGACGCCTACCCGGCGAACGTCCTCGGGTCGCAGTCCACCACGCCGCTGGCCCTCGCCGGGGCGTACGCGACCTTCGCCTCCGGCGGCACCTACTGCCAGCCGATCGCGATCACCAGCGTCCAGGACGCGTCCGGGGTCGAGCTGCCGATCCCGTCGGCGAACTGCACCCAGGCGATCAGCCCCGAGATCGCGAACGCGATGAACTTCGCGATGAGCAAGGTCTGGGAGGGCACGGGCCGCGACATCGGCCGGCCGTCGGGGTACACCGCCTCGGGCAAGACCGGCACGACCTCGGAGAACGAGTACACCTGGTTCGTCGGCTACACCCCGCGCCTCGCGACGGCGGTGTGGGTCGGCTACCCGGACAAGTTCACGCCGATGCAGGGCGTCCGCGTCAACGGCCGCTACATCCCCAACATGTACGGCGCCACGGTCGCGGGTCCGACGTGGAAGCGGTTCATGGACCAGGCGCTCGCGGACGGGCAGCCGAACCCGGAGTTCGGCGCCCCGTCCAACGACTCGGTGTTCGGCAAGCCCGTGGCTGTGCCGTCGGTCGTGGGCCAGGACGAGGCCACCGCCCGGCGGACGCTGGAGGGGGCCGGGTTCACGGTCACCGTGGGGACCCCGGTGAGCTCCGACACGGTCCCTGCGGGCGGCGTGGCGACCCAGGACCCCTCGGGCACCGCGACGGCCGGGTCGGTGATCACGATCGCGCTGTCGACGGGGCCGGCGGCGCAGCCGAACACCGGTGACCAGAACCCGGGCAACGGGAACTCCGGCGGGAACCAGGGCAACGGGAACGCCGGCGGGAACCCCGGCGGCGGCGGGCCGAACCCGTGA